The following coding sequences lie in one Mycteria americana isolate JAX WOST 10 ecotype Jacksonville Zoo and Gardens chromosome 13, USCA_MyAme_1.0, whole genome shotgun sequence genomic window:
- the C13H12orf43 gene encoding protein CUSTOS isoform X3: MRGLLPGPDPFSGRLSPPAWPMGSFPFPSYLFSPEGGFKKDWLQPAQPSLRREVNGHDDGNELQTTPEFRAHVAKKLGAMLDSFITVLKDSSGPSQTSVQHSDSADDGFRLFSSSVPGDCGRLEPCPAARRRQPSSSSDMDSDQEWQKYQEAAVSAADILKQSAFPALSQDSSRDQSQGYVEHSQKKKKKKKIREENNIREKIIDPAECDQRSKDLPRLVSANGQHERQDSNHTENSVLPGAVKKKKKKKKRE, translated from the exons ATGCGCGGCCTCCTGCCGGGGCCAGACCCCTTCTCGGGCAGGTTGTCTCCTCCAGCCTGGCCGATGGGAAGCTTCCCTTTCCCCTCATACCTGTTTTCCCCCGAAG GTGGCTTTAAAAAGGATTGGTTACAGCCTGCTCAGCCTAGCCTAAG GCGTGAGGTGAACGGTCATGATGATGGAAATGAGCTACAGACGACACCAGAGTTCAGAGCACACGTTGCGAAGAAACTGGGAGCAATGCTAGACAG TTTCATCACTGTCTTGAAGGACTCATCGGGACCTTCACAAACTTCTGTGCAACACTCTGACTCTGCAGATGATG GTTTTcgcctcttctcttcctctgtcccaggagACTGTGGGAGATTGGAGCCTTGCCCTGCAGCAAGGAGGAGACAGCCATCTAGCTCCAG TGACATGGATAGTGACCAAGAGTGGCAAAAGTACCAGGAGGCTGCTGTGTCAGCCGCAGACATTCTGAAGCAAAGTGCTTTTCCTGCACTGTCCCAGGATTCCAGCCGGGATCAGAGTCAGGGTTATGTAGagcacagccagaaaaaaaagaagaaaaagaaaattagggaAGAGAACAATATTCGAGAGAAAATAATAGACCCAGCAGAGTGTGACCAGAGGAGCAAAGATTTGCCACGGTTGGTGTCTGCAAATGGACAGCATGAGAGACAGGACAGCAATCATACAGAGAACTCAGTGTTGCCAGgagctgtgaagaagaaaaagaagaagaaaaaaagagaatga
- the C13H12orf43 gene encoding protein CUSTOS isoform X1, producing MAAPKGGSGLDSDSDSSGEAAARFREAAWDCAAQAAAAAPVVPVPVRAEPRGGGFKKDWLQPAQPSLRREVNGHDDGNELQTTPEFRAHVAKKLGAMLDSFITVLKDSSGPSQTSVQHSDSADDGFRLFSSSVPGDCGRLEPCPAARRRQPSSSSDMDSDQEWQKYQEAAVSAADILKQSAFPALSQDSSRDQSQGYVEHSQKKKKKKKIREENNIREKIIDPAECDQRSKDLPRLVSANGQHERQDSNHTENSVLPGAVKKKKKKKKRE from the exons ATGGCGGCGCCCAAGGGCGGCTCGGGCCTGGACTCGGACTCGGACAGCAGCGGCGAGGCGGCAGCGCGGTTCCGGGAGGCCGCCTGGGACTGCGctgcgcaggcggcggcggcggcgccggtggtgccggtgccggtgcgggcgGAGCCGCGCGGCG GTGGCTTTAAAAAGGATTGGTTACAGCCTGCTCAGCCTAGCCTAAG GCGTGAGGTGAACGGTCATGATGATGGAAATGAGCTACAGACGACACCAGAGTTCAGAGCACACGTTGCGAAGAAACTGGGAGCAATGCTAGACAG TTTCATCACTGTCTTGAAGGACTCATCGGGACCTTCACAAACTTCTGTGCAACACTCTGACTCTGCAGATGATG GTTTTcgcctcttctcttcctctgtcccaggagACTGTGGGAGATTGGAGCCTTGCCCTGCAGCAAGGAGGAGACAGCCATCTAGCTCCAG TGACATGGATAGTGACCAAGAGTGGCAAAAGTACCAGGAGGCTGCTGTGTCAGCCGCAGACATTCTGAAGCAAAGTGCTTTTCCTGCACTGTCCCAGGATTCCAGCCGGGATCAGAGTCAGGGTTATGTAGagcacagccagaaaaaaaagaagaaaaagaaaattagggaAGAGAACAATATTCGAGAGAAAATAATAGACCCAGCAGAGTGTGACCAGAGGAGCAAAGATTTGCCACGGTTGGTGTCTGCAAATGGACAGCATGAGAGACAGGACAGCAATCATACAGAGAACTCAGTGTTGCCAGgagctgtgaagaagaaaaagaagaagaaaaaaagagaatga
- the C13H12orf43 gene encoding protein CUSTOS isoform X2: protein MAAPKGGSGLDSDSDSSGEAAARFREAAWDCAAQAAAAAPVVPVPVRAEPRGGGFKKDWLQPAQPSLRREVNGHDDGNELQTTPEFRAHVAKKLGAMLDSFITVLKDSSGPSQTSVQHSDSADDGDCGRLEPCPAARRRQPSSSSDMDSDQEWQKYQEAAVSAADILKQSAFPALSQDSSRDQSQGYVEHSQKKKKKKKIREENNIREKIIDPAECDQRSKDLPRLVSANGQHERQDSNHTENSVLPGAVKKKKKKKKRE, encoded by the exons ATGGCGGCGCCCAAGGGCGGCTCGGGCCTGGACTCGGACTCGGACAGCAGCGGCGAGGCGGCAGCGCGGTTCCGGGAGGCCGCCTGGGACTGCGctgcgcaggcggcggcggcggcgccggtggtgccggtgccggtgcgggcgGAGCCGCGCGGCG GTGGCTTTAAAAAGGATTGGTTACAGCCTGCTCAGCCTAGCCTAAG GCGTGAGGTGAACGGTCATGATGATGGAAATGAGCTACAGACGACACCAGAGTTCAGAGCACACGTTGCGAAGAAACTGGGAGCAATGCTAGACAG TTTCATCACTGTCTTGAAGGACTCATCGGGACCTTCACAAACTTCTGTGCAACACTCTGACTCTGCAGATGATG gagACTGTGGGAGATTGGAGCCTTGCCCTGCAGCAAGGAGGAGACAGCCATCTAGCTCCAG TGACATGGATAGTGACCAAGAGTGGCAAAAGTACCAGGAGGCTGCTGTGTCAGCCGCAGACATTCTGAAGCAAAGTGCTTTTCCTGCACTGTCCCAGGATTCCAGCCGGGATCAGAGTCAGGGTTATGTAGagcacagccagaaaaaaaagaagaaaaagaaaattagggaAGAGAACAATATTCGAGAGAAAATAATAGACCCAGCAGAGTGTGACCAGAGGAGCAAAGATTTGCCACGGTTGGTGTCTGCAAATGGACAGCATGAGAGACAGGACAGCAATCATACAGAGAACTCAGTGTTGCCAGgagctgtgaagaagaaaaagaagaagaaaaaaagagaatga